The following are encoded together in the Capsulimonas corticalis genome:
- a CDS encoding glucose 1-dehydrogenase, with protein MSNNPQLPLAGKVAIVTGASRGIGRAIAERLAADGAAVVVNYARNEEAAREVVAGIAAKGGTAAAAKANISLVSDVRKLFAEAKEKFGRLDILVNNAGDALFGPITEMTEETFDMLFDLNVKGVFFAMQEAAKVMEPGARIVNISSGVTIVGVPQAGLYAGTKGAIEQFAMSAAKELGPRGITVNTVSPGMTETDLLRKVVPEEYRTDVSQSIPLGRLGQPEDIADVVAFLASDAGRWVTGQNIRATGGAS; from the coding sequence ATGAGCAACAACCCCCAACTCCCCCTCGCCGGCAAAGTCGCCATCGTCACGGGCGCGTCGCGCGGGATCGGCAGGGCCATCGCGGAGCGGCTCGCGGCGGACGGCGCGGCGGTGGTCGTCAACTATGCGCGCAATGAAGAGGCGGCGCGGGAAGTGGTCGCGGGAATCGCGGCGAAGGGCGGGACGGCGGCGGCGGCGAAGGCAAACATCAGTTTGGTTTCTGATGTACGAAAACTGTTTGCGGAGGCGAAAGAAAAGTTTGGACGGCTCGATATTCTGGTCAACAATGCGGGCGACGCGCTGTTTGGGCCGATCACCGAGATGACGGAGGAAACATTCGATATGCTCTTTGACTTGAATGTCAAAGGCGTCTTCTTCGCTATGCAGGAGGCGGCGAAGGTAATGGAGCCGGGCGCGCGGATCGTCAATATCTCCAGCGGGGTGACGATTGTCGGCGTTCCACAGGCGGGTTTGTATGCGGGAACAAAGGGCGCGATCGAGCAATTCGCGATGTCGGCGGCGAAAGAACTGGGGCCGCGCGGGATCACGGTCAATACCGTTTCGCCGGGAATGACGGAGACGGACTTGCTGCGTAAGGTCGTGCCGGAAGAGTACCGCACGGATGTGTCGCAGAGCATTCCCCTGGGACGTTTAGGACAGCCGGAGGACATTGCCGACGTCGTCGCGTTCCTGGCGAGCGACGCCGGGCGCTGGGTCACGGGGCAAAATATCCGGGCCACCGGCGGCGCAAGCTAA
- a CDS encoding PHP domain-containing protein: MTNFQDGIDLHAHTTASDGSLTPTELVDKAADLGLQALAVTDHDTIGGLAEAQIAARKRNLDLVPGVELSVEDEGGRFHLLGYLFDPENEAFAGALVRLRASRARRNEEMAAKMAELGLPVTMDDVRAEAGEDAEVIARPHFARALLKKGIVNSVQDAFDRFLATGKPLYQPKEVLTPRDAVALIHGAGGLAVMAHPGLVPLNDGALAARIASLAADAKMDGIEAYYSQHSPAQTERFLKIASENHLLVTGGSDFHGIPKPHVPLGIVYNNRPAPPQLLQDLRERLASH; the protein is encoded by the coding sequence ATGACGAATTTTCAAGATGGAATCGACCTGCACGCCCACACCACGGCGTCGGATGGAAGCCTGACCCCGACGGAGCTTGTCGACAAGGCGGCGGATCTGGGTTTGCAGGCGCTGGCGGTCACCGACCATGATACCATTGGCGGGCTTGCCGAGGCGCAAATCGCCGCGCGGAAGCGGAACCTGGACCTCGTTCCCGGCGTCGAACTCTCGGTGGAGGACGAAGGCGGGCGCTTCCATCTCCTGGGCTACTTGTTCGATCCGGAAAATGAAGCCTTCGCCGGCGCGCTCGTGCGCCTGCGCGCCAGCCGCGCGCGGCGCAATGAGGAAATGGCGGCGAAGATGGCGGAGCTCGGTCTCCCCGTCACCATGGACGACGTGCGCGCGGAAGCCGGCGAGGACGCCGAGGTGATCGCCCGGCCGCACTTCGCGCGGGCGCTGCTGAAAAAGGGGATCGTCAACTCCGTGCAGGATGCGTTCGACCGATTTTTGGCGACCGGGAAGCCTTTGTATCAGCCCAAAGAAGTTCTGACGCCGCGCGACGCGGTCGCGTTGATTCACGGCGCGGGCGGCCTCGCCGTCATGGCGCACCCCGGCCTCGTGCCGCTGAACGACGGGGCTCTCGCGGCGCGGATCGCAAGTTTGGCGGCGGACGCCAAGATGGACGGCATTGAAGCTTACTACTCTCAGCACAGCCCCGCGCAGACGGAGCGCTTCTTAAAGATCGCTTCGGAAAACCATCTTTTGGTCACAGGCGGATCGGACTTCCACGGTATTCCCAAACCGCACGTTCCGTTGGGGATCGTTTACAACAATCGTCCCGCGCCCCCGCAGCTCCTTCAGGATCTGCGCGAGCGCTTGGCGTCACATTAA
- a CDS encoding SIS domain-containing protein: MSHMLDEIREQPDVVRNIIDREFHQVEALAAEIKRRNVAFAYIAARGTSDNAAVYCKYVLEIQHGLPTAIAAPSVVTVYDTVPKLGPQAFVLGISQSGAAPDVIEVLKCARQSGALTACITNEPTSALAEASEHVLTIGAGEEKGIAATKTYTGSLALIALLSTALDETHPERLVYLQRAADAMEKSLGMDEALHQLVEKYKAMTGCVIIGRGYNHCTAAETALKITETSYISAKSYSAAAFQHGPIAQVNSGFPCLLFAPDGKAFSAMAELGEKLRQQHPALISFAHDAAFLASSETAVRIPASVAEWVSPMVYAVAGQLFAYWLSLAKGLDPDAPRGLEKVTKTV, translated from the coding sequence ATGTCGCACATGCTGGACGAGATCCGGGAGCAGCCGGACGTCGTCCGTAATATCATCGACCGCGAATTTCATCAAGTCGAAGCCCTCGCGGCGGAAATTAAGCGTCGCAATGTCGCCTTCGCTTATATCGCCGCCCGCGGCACCTCCGACAACGCCGCCGTCTACTGCAAGTACGTGCTGGAGATCCAGCATGGCCTGCCGACAGCCATCGCCGCGCCGTCCGTCGTCACGGTTTACGACACCGTCCCGAAGCTGGGACCGCAGGCGTTTGTCCTGGGCATCTCGCAATCCGGCGCCGCGCCCGACGTCATTGAAGTCCTCAAATGCGCGCGCCAGTCCGGCGCCCTCACCGCCTGTATCACCAATGAGCCCACTTCCGCGCTGGCCGAGGCTTCGGAGCATGTTCTGACCATCGGCGCGGGCGAGGAAAAGGGAATCGCGGCCACCAAAACTTACACGGGGTCGCTCGCGCTCATCGCCCTGCTCTCAACCGCGCTCGACGAGACCCATCCGGAACGCCTGGTCTACCTCCAGCGCGCCGCCGACGCGATGGAGAAATCGCTCGGGATGGACGAAGCGCTGCACCAGCTGGTCGAGAAGTACAAGGCGATGACAGGCTGCGTCATCATCGGACGCGGTTACAACCACTGCACCGCCGCCGAGACCGCGCTCAAAATCACCGAAACGTCCTATATCAGCGCCAAATCCTACTCGGCCGCCGCGTTCCAGCATGGCCCAATCGCGCAGGTCAACAGCGGTTTCCCCTGCCTGCTGTTCGCGCCGGACGGCAAGGCGTTCTCCGCGATGGCGGAGCTTGGCGAGAAGCTGCGCCAGCAGCATCCCGCGCTGATCTCCTTCGCGCATGACGCGGCGTTCCTCGCCAGCAGCGAGACCGCCGTGCGCATCCCCGCGTCCGTCGCCGAATGGGTCAGCCCGATGGTCTACGCCGTCGCCGGCCAGCTCTTCGCCTACTGGCTCTCGCTCGCGAAGGGACTCGATCCCGACGCGCCGCGCGGATTGGAAAAAGTGACGAAAACCGTCTGA
- a CDS encoding response regulator, protein MAMSAPLTAHDNLRILIVDDDAVDRRMVRRALKTGEASSRITEVDSCAAMLAEVDAHRFDCIFLDYQLADGTALALLEKLREQNIDTPVIVLSGHGDEQIVRELMKAGAADYLPKDIATSSYINRSLRSTLRFYQSELQAKNAVEALRLRDRAIASANNGIIICAVGADFPIIYCNRAFERLTGYDNNEILGHSFRILVGAESDPETVSEIARCLKEEMECHQVLRNYRKDGSSFFNELTFSPVRDIEGRLSHYVVVCNDVTEQRRAEEENSRLLREVRDAVERERSFLRDVLSSATDGKLRLCHTRQELPAQLGSYGGYVSLQSIGGIPEMRHLVREAAITCGLPEERWQDLITAAGEASMNAVVHGQGGFGRAYYTPGKLVQVWIEDKGTGISLINLPRATLECGYTTAGTMGCGFSFILKTADRLWLMTGPTGTTLVIENDSMLPELPWLRE, encoded by the coding sequence ATGGCGATGAGCGCGCCGCTTACGGCGCACGACAATCTGAGAATTTTGATCGTTGACGATGATGCGGTGGACCGAAGGATGGTGCGCCGCGCCTTGAAGACCGGCGAAGCCTCATCACGGATAACCGAAGTCGACAGCTGCGCCGCAATGCTCGCGGAAGTCGACGCGCATCGGTTTGACTGCATTTTCCTGGACTATCAGCTCGCGGACGGCACGGCGCTGGCGCTGCTGGAGAAGCTTCGCGAACAGAATATCGATACCCCGGTCATCGTGCTCAGCGGCCATGGCGACGAACAGATCGTGCGCGAACTCATGAAAGCGGGCGCCGCCGATTATCTGCCCAAGGATATCGCCACCAGCTCATACATCAATCGCAGCCTGCGCAGCACGCTGCGTTTCTATCAGTCCGAGCTCCAGGCAAAAAATGCCGTCGAAGCGCTGCGCCTGCGCGATCGCGCGATTGCCTCGGCGAACAACGGCATTATCATCTGCGCCGTGGGCGCCGATTTTCCGATCATCTACTGTAACCGCGCCTTCGAGCGCCTGACGGGCTATGACAACAACGAGATCCTGGGACACAGCTTCCGGATCCTGGTCGGAGCGGAGAGCGATCCGGAGACGGTCAGCGAGATCGCCCGATGTCTGAAGGAAGAGATGGAATGCCATCAGGTGCTGCGCAACTATCGCAAGGACGGCTCCTCGTTCTTCAACGAGCTGACCTTCTCGCCGGTGCGCGACATCGAAGGGCGTCTTTCGCACTATGTGGTGGTCTGTAACGACGTCACCGAGCAGCGCCGGGCCGAAGAGGAGAACTCTCGCCTCCTGCGCGAAGTGCGCGACGCCGTGGAGCGCGAACGCTCCTTCCTGCGCGACGTGCTTTCCAGCGCCACGGACGGCAAGCTGCGGCTTTGCCACACGCGCCAGGAGCTGCCGGCGCAATTAGGCTCCTACGGGGGTTACGTCTCTCTCCAATCGATTGGCGGGATCCCGGAGATGCGACACCTGGTTCGCGAGGCCGCGATCACCTGCGGTCTGCCGGAAGAGCGCTGGCAGGACCTGATCACCGCCGCCGGCGAGGCGTCCATGAACGCCGTCGTCCACGGCCAGGGCGGCTTTGGGCGCGCCTACTATACGCCGGGAAAATTGGTTCAAGTCTGGATCGAGGATAAAGGCACGGGGATTTCGCTGATCAATCTGCCCCGCGCCACCCTGGAGTGCGGCTACACGACCGCCGGCACCATGGGATGCGGATTCAGCTTTATCTTAAAAACGGCCGACCGACTGTGGCTAATGACCGGCCCCACGGGAACGACTCTGGTGATTGAAAACGACAGCATGCTGCCGGAACTCCCCTGGCTGCGCGAATAA
- a CDS encoding cbb3-type cytochrome c oxidase subunit II, translating into MNLPTAERSALKTGLGVGLTFVVGLTFTMLIPSFNENWSLNTLNPAGDQAHYHNPYTPQQLRGRLIYQREGCVYCHTQQIRPLEGEIKRYSIGTSLAIPANEREYVYDRPHFLGTRRIGPDLSREGGKYSDDWHYSHFYYPRQMVPGSIMPAFTWLFKDHEGTPVPTADARDLVAYVQTLGFEREVYDPKTYTAANGHADGWGPWLKPQDRQASQQLGENAVNRITPGEDHSPVRGGGEGKTPADITTKP; encoded by the coding sequence ATGAACCTACCTACCGCTGAACGAAGCGCGCTGAAGACGGGACTGGGAGTGGGACTGACCTTTGTGGTCGGTCTCACCTTCACCATGCTCATCCCGTCCTTCAATGAAAACTGGTCGCTCAACACACTGAACCCGGCCGGAGATCAGGCGCACTACCATAACCCTTACACGCCGCAGCAGCTGCGCGGCCGTCTGATTTACCAGCGCGAGGGATGCGTCTACTGCCACACGCAGCAGATCCGCCCGCTCGAAGGCGAGATCAAGCGCTACTCGATCGGCACCTCGCTGGCGATCCCCGCCAACGAGCGTGAATATGTGTACGACCGCCCGCACTTCCTGGGAACGCGCCGTATCGGCCCGGACCTCTCGCGCGAAGGCGGTAAGTACAGCGACGACTGGCATTACTCGCACTTCTACTATCCGCGTCAGATGGTGCCCGGCTCGATCATGCCCGCCTTCACCTGGCTCTTTAAGGACCACGAAGGCACGCCGGTCCCCACTGCGGACGCCCGCGACCTCGTCGCCTACGTCCAGACGCTGGGCTTCGAGCGCGAAGTCTACGATCCCAAGACCTACACCGCCGCCAATGGACACGCGGACGGCTGGGGACCGTGGCTCAAGCCGCAGGATCGACAGGCCAGCCAGCAGCTCGGCGAGAACGCGGTCAACCGCATCACGCCCGGCGAGGATCACAGCCCGGTGCGCGGCGGCGGCGAAGGCAAGACGCCCGCCGATATCACCACCAAGCCGTAA
- a CDS encoding cbb3-type cytochrome c oxidase subunit I, which translates to MAIEQIKAMQPSAPPERLQHEDTAVKWALWVGLGYLIMFGTLGVITAVKFVIPDLFYSVQWMSWSRIRPAHVQGMIFGWLLPIYMSMFYYMVPRLCGTKLYSEKLGKATSIVWAIGILIATYCLLNPMNTTNIFLMTKGKEYEEYPLVSNVFLLVGWVMLMWNLCNTFARRTYTQMYAALWYVMGCLLWTAFVYVIGNWPSQLFSTDGVGGFSGLNDANINWFYGHSVVGLIATPGGLGLAYYFLPKAANSPLYSHKLSLIGFWTLGAIYIWNGAHHMIYGPIPYWLQTVATIFSFLLFIPVLSVVTNFFGTIRGEWHQLRTNVPLKFIIAGTVFYFLVSSQGSFQALRSLSAVVHFTDYIIGHSHMALFGTFTFYAYAAVYYAIPRAYKKPLYSEGIADWHFWLSFLGFIVFSAALWVGGYAQGQMWNDPNIPFIETVNFMKPFWHARAGGGAAMLLGMILFVWNIYKTATVPAPPASEDEIRVAEGRGAAAAQANS; encoded by the coding sequence ATGGCTATCGAACAAATCAAAGCGATGCAGCCTTCGGCTCCGCCGGAGCGACTGCAGCATGAAGATACCGCAGTCAAATGGGCGCTGTGGGTCGGCCTCGGATACCTGATCATGTTCGGCACGCTCGGTGTGATTACCGCCGTGAAGTTTGTGATCCCCGACCTCTTCTACTCCGTGCAGTGGATGTCTTGGTCGCGTATCCGTCCCGCGCACGTCCAGGGAATGATCTTCGGCTGGCTGCTGCCGATCTATATGTCGATGTTCTACTATATGGTCCCACGTCTTTGCGGAACCAAGCTTTATAGTGAAAAGCTGGGCAAGGCGACCTCGATCGTCTGGGCGATCGGCATTCTGATCGCGACCTACTGCCTGCTGAATCCGATGAACACGACCAACATCTTCCTGATGACCAAGGGCAAGGAGTACGAAGAGTATCCTCTCGTCTCCAACGTCTTCCTCTTGGTCGGCTGGGTGATGCTGATGTGGAACCTCTGCAATACGTTCGCGCGCCGAACGTACACGCAGATGTACGCCGCTCTCTGGTACGTGATGGGATGTCTGCTCTGGACCGCCTTTGTGTACGTGATCGGCAACTGGCCCTCGCAGCTCTTCAGCACGGACGGCGTCGGCGGTTTCAGCGGTCTGAACGACGCGAACATCAACTGGTTCTACGGCCATAGCGTCGTCGGCCTGATCGCGACGCCCGGCGGCCTGGGACTGGCCTACTACTTCCTGCCGAAGGCCGCGAACTCGCCGCTCTACAGCCACAAGCTTTCGCTGATCGGTTTCTGGACCCTGGGTGCCATCTACATCTGGAACGGCGCGCACCACATGATCTATGGCCCGATCCCGTACTGGCTGCAGACGGTGGCGACGATCTTCTCGTTCCTGCTGTTCATCCCGGTTCTGTCGGTCGTGACCAACTTCTTCGGAACAATTCGGGGCGAGTGGCACCAGCTGCGCACCAACGTTCCGCTGAAGTTCATCATCGCGGGTACGGTGTTCTACTTCCTGGTTAGCTCGCAGGGCTCCTTCCAGGCGCTGCGCTCGCTGAGCGCGGTGGTCCACTTCACCGACTACATCATCGGCCACTCGCACATGGCGCTCTTCGGCACATTTACGTTCTACGCTTACGCCGCCGTGTACTACGCCATTCCGCGCGCTTACAAGAAGCCGCTGTACTCGGAAGGGATCGCCGACTGGCACTTCTGGCTGTCGTTCCTGGGCTTCATCGTGTTCAGCGCCGCGCTCTGGGTCGGCGGCTATGCGCAGGGCCAGATGTGGAACGATCCGAACATTCCGTTCATCGAGACGGTGAACTTTATGAAGCCGTTCTGGCACGCTCGCGCCGGCGGCGGCGCCGCGATGCTGCTGGGAATGATCCTGTTCGTCTGGAACATTTACAAGACCGCGACCGTGCCGGCCCCGCCGGCAAGCGAAGATGAGATCCGTGTCGCCGAAGGCCGCGGCGCGGCCGCCGCGCAGGCGAACTCGTAA
- a CDS encoding c-type cytochrome encodes MAEDTNPTARVETAKPTDGTQIPDEDAGGFHYYSGGDVKELADTRVSPWLWGFWTIVLIGAVSLGLAFGALGPHSGRAYRPVGGSAAERAKIQADLDQRGAYPVSVINLAAIDLPQGVTLKSAISDGEGIYQNKCFGCHGPNQDGNGANAASLNPKPRNLRDAPFMQSMSYQRINTSIHKGVPGTAMPRWEGTLSDDEIKEVIAYVWSLSAPKAATAAPDATAGALAPGAGGAAEYTGGSQQVSPKPITPSINGDVTAHTTTAPPSASGQPSAPDAASQPSSQTTGTGPQSVSPIPNNPANADGTGPNLQSPAPVAQPAPASSGPSAGAGAPAATH; translated from the coding sequence ATGGCAGAAGACACGAACCCCACGGCTCGCGTGGAGACCGCCAAACCGACGGATGGAACGCAGATCCCGGACGAAGATGCGGGCGGCTTCCATTACTACAGCGGCGGCGACGTTAAAGAGCTCGCAGACACGCGCGTCAGCCCATGGCTGTGGGGCTTCTGGACGATCGTTTTGATCGGCGCTGTCAGCCTGGGCCTCGCCTTTGGCGCGCTCGGCCCGCACTCCGGACGCGCGTACAGGCCCGTCGGCGGCAGCGCCGCCGAACGCGCCAAGATCCAGGCCGACCTGGACCAGCGCGGCGCCTATCCCGTCAGCGTAATCAACCTGGCGGCGATCGATCTGCCGCAGGGCGTGACGCTGAAGTCGGCGATCTCCGACGGCGAAGGTATCTACCAGAACAAGTGCTTTGGCTGCCACGGTCCTAACCAGGACGGCAACGGCGCGAACGCCGCGTCGCTGAACCCCAAGCCGCGCAACCTGCGCGACGCGCCGTTCATGCAGTCCATGTCCTACCAGCGCATCAACACCTCCATCCACAAGGGCGTGCCGGGAACGGCGATGCCGCGATGGGAAGGAACGCTGAGCGATGACGAGATCAAGGAAGTGATCGCCTACGTTTGGAGCCTGAGCGCTCCGAAGGCGGCGACGGCCGCGCCGGACGCCACGGCGGGAGCGCTGGCTCCCGGCGCTGGCGGCGCCGCGGAATATACGGGCGGCAGCCAGCAGGTGAGCCCAAAGCCGATCACGCCCTCGATCAATGGCGACGTGACCGCGCACACGACCACGGCGCCGCCGTCCGCTTCCGGACAGCCGTCCGCTCCGGACGCCGCGTCTCAGCCTTCGTCGCAGACCACCGGAACCGGTCCGCAGTCTGTTTCGCCGATCCCAAACAATCCGGCGAACGCGGACGGAACCGGTCCGAACCTTCAGTCGCCCGCGCCCGTCGCTCAGCCGGCTCCCGCTTCCAGCGGACCGTCTGCCGGCGCCGGCGCTCCGGCCGCGACTCACTAA
- a CDS encoding c-type cytochrome, whose translation MSMVTKFVLWSLVLLALVGITGSRALWNNQNSDSKDFTYWQGQYKDVAEALATDPAVKQATRDSVIEVKQVTVGQFTVTEQDGTTQQRVDRCQSCHVGLLNPQMTAENIIKIIDHTTVSTEDLPKYLEEHPDTLRVIKTIGAHPGISVEGDQPRDLGVIHGDKFTYGVATEKSLTPSDLTDYDAQKTNLKLHPFPTFGCTTCHYGSGRELIEKNAHGDPEHWLSPMLAAKYMDAACAQCHAQYDNKDFSIAYLPAMTTIARGEKLFRDKACYGCHKIEGLSKGNIGPELTYEGRSTIPEAVEHQLWDPRYKTAACVMPYFFAARQHNTDDPDREADIVDPRSQQITPAKIENADVVDTLKTHGYIPDAAAQQDVDALVTFVISQTGNNYAASASSRMTEIASYNTAKPEDVPVSIETGKKLFESSGCYACHYIGDPNFKGESSKDPAGKGGVAGPQLTWEGSRHSVQWLTAHYENPQAFVPSSIMPIFPFSDSQRKALSLYDQSLRPAGTTTVGEEVDMPTGELKAKGAQTPDIATMTR comes from the coding sequence ATGTCTATGGTGACGAAGTTCGTGCTGTGGAGCCTTGTGCTCCTGGCGCTCGTCGGTATCACCGGCTCCCGCGCTCTCTGGAACAATCAGAACTCCGATAGCAAGGACTTTACGTACTGGCAAGGCCAGTACAAGGACGTTGCGGAGGCGCTGGCGACAGACCCCGCAGTCAAGCAGGCGACGCGCGACAGCGTGATTGAAGTCAAGCAGGTGACGGTCGGCCAGTTCACGGTGACGGAGCAGGACGGAACCACGCAGCAGCGTGTCGACCGCTGCCAGTCGTGCCATGTCGGCCTGCTCAATCCGCAGATGACGGCCGAGAACATCATCAAGATCATCGATCACACGACGGTCTCGACGGAAGATCTGCCGAAGTATCTCGAAGAGCACCCCGACACGCTGCGCGTCATCAAGACGATCGGCGCGCACCCGGGCATCTCGGTTGAGGGCGACCAGCCCCGCGATCTGGGCGTCATCCATGGCGACAAGTTCACATATGGCGTCGCGACCGAAAAGAGCCTGACACCGTCGGATCTTACGGACTATGATGCTCAGAAAACAAATCTGAAGCTGCATCCGTTCCCGACCTTCGGCTGCACCACGTGCCATTATGGTTCGGGACGCGAGCTGATCGAGAAGAACGCGCATGGCGACCCGGAGCACTGGCTGAGCCCGATGCTCGCGGCCAAGTACATGGACGCCGCGTGCGCCCAGTGCCACGCGCAGTATGACAACAAGGACTTCTCGATTGCGTACCTGCCGGCGATGACGACGATTGCGCGCGGCGAGAAGCTCTTCCGCGACAAGGCGTGTTACGGCTGCCATAAGATCGAGGGCCTTTCCAAGGGCAATATCGGACCGGAGCTGACCTACGAAGGCCGCAGCACCATTCCGGAAGCCGTCGAGCATCAGCTGTGGGATCCGCGTTATAAAACGGCGGCCTGCGTGATGCCCTACTTCTTCGCCGCCCGCCAGCACAACACGGACGATCCAGACCGGGAAGCCGACATCGTCGATCCGCGCTCGCAGCAGATCACGCCCGCGAAGATCGAGAACGCAGACGTCGTCGACACGCTGAAGACGCACGGGTATATTCCCGACGCCGCGGCGCAGCAGGACGTGGACGCGCTGGTGACGTTCGTCATCTCGCAAACGGGAAACAACTACGCGGCCAGCGCATCGAGCCGAATGACGGAGATCGCGTCTTACAACACCGCGAAGCCGGAAGATGTGCCCGTATCGATCGAGACCGGTAAGAAGCTGTTCGAATCGAGCGGCTGCTACGCCTGTCACTATATTGGGGATCCGAACTTCAAGGGCGAATCCTCGAAGGATCCGGCCGGCAAGGGCGGCGTCGCCGGACCGCAGCTGACCTGGGAAGGCTCGCGCCACTCCGTGCAGTGGCTCACGGCGCACTATGAGAACCCGCAGGCGTTCGTGCCTTCGTCGATCATGCCGATCTTCCCGTTCTCGGACTCCCAGCGCAAGGCGCTTTCGCTCTACGATCAGTCTCTGCGGCCGGCGGGAACGACGACCGTCGGCGAAGAAGTGGATATGCCCACCGGCGAGCTGAAGGCGAAGGGCGCTCAGACGCCCGACATCGCCACGATGACGCGATAA
- a CDS encoding menaquinol oxidoreductase — protein MKRVREEEIFPRNPNKTYGLMELVKGSSTRVDRGPDDMVSSWPHLLIREAALFAGCFAAMLALAVFFPPPLEAPANPLRPPNPAKAPWYFLGLQELVAYDAFWGGLGIPGLVVVALMAIPYVDRHHSGIGRWFAKSRRTATTLWTMYVVVVIVLIIIGVYFRGPNWAWFWPGEMPKEVQ, from the coding sequence ATGAAACGAGTTCGTGAAGAAGAGATATTTCCGCGTAACCCTAACAAGACCTATGGCTTGATGGAGCTGGTCAAAGGGTCCTCCACGCGCGTCGATCGCGGTCCGGACGACATGGTTTCGTCCTGGCCCCACCTGCTGATCCGCGAAGCGGCGCTCTTTGCCGGCTGCTTCGCCGCGATGCTGGCGCTGGCGGTGTTCTTCCCGCCGCCGCTGGAGGCGCCCGCGAACCCGCTGCGTCCCCCGAACCCGGCGAAAGCGCCCTGGTACTTCCTGGGACTGCAGGAGCTGGTCGCGTATGACGCCTTCTGGGGCGGTCTGGGAATTCCCGGACTTGTCGTCGTCGCGCTGATGGCTATTCCCTATGTCGACCGTCACCACAGCGGAATCGGGCGCTGGTTCGCCAAGAGCCGTCGCACCGCCACCACGCTCTGGACGATGTATGTCGTCGTCGTGATCGTTCTGATCATTATCGGCGTTTACTTCCGCGGCCCGAACTGGGCCTGGTTCTGGCCCGGCGAAATGCCGAAGGAAGTTCAATAG
- a CDS encoding cytochrome b N-terminal domain-containing protein: protein MSVKLVKPEGGSVPPSGGRRPGQPGMLARINRAIYRQAPEVWDNLRPATLGHNIYKSIYRTTAFPKTERERSEAFFNSFLLHIQPAKIEKHALRFTYTFGLGLLSMYLFLLLTISGLMLMFVYVPSTEQAYSRMLDLRSAVSFGGILRGMHFWSANAMIAVVFFHMCRVFYTGAYKPPREFNWVVGVILMVLTLVLGFTGYLLPWDQLAFWAITVGAGIAGKANWVSDHINALAPPNAPKMPAIGDLMRWGLLGSDVVGQEALIRFYVLHVAVLPVILTGFIVYHMWRIRKDGGISSPKESPE, encoded by the coding sequence ATGAGCGTCAAGTTAGTCAAACCGGAGGGCGGCTCCGTCCCGCCGTCCGGCGGGCGGCGACCCGGGCAGCCTGGAATGCTCGCGCGCATCAACCGCGCGATCTACCGCCAGGCCCCCGAAGTCTGGGACAACCTTCGTCCCGCGACCCTCGGACACAATATCTACAAGTCGATCTATCGCACGACGGCCTTCCCGAAGACCGAGCGCGAGCGTTCGGAAGCGTTCTTCAACTCGTTCCTGCTGCACATCCAGCCGGCCAAGATTGAAAAGCACGCCCTGCGCTTCACGTATACGTTTGGCCTCGGCCTGCTTTCGATGTATCTGTTCCTGCTGCTGACGATCTCCGGCCTGATGCTGATGTTCGTCTACGTTCCCAGCACCGAACAGGCGTACAGCCGAATGCTGGACCTGCGCTCCGCGGTCTCCTTCGGCGGCATCCTGCGCGGCATGCACTTCTGGTCCGCCAACGCAATGATCGCGGTGGTGTTCTTCCATATGTGCCGCGTCTTCTATACGGGAGCCTATAAGCCGCCGCGTGAGTTCAACTGGGTCGTCGGCGTCATCCTGATGGTTCTGACCCTGGTTCTGGGCTTTACGGGTTACTTGCTGCCGTGGGATCAGCTGGCCTTCTGGGCCATCACCGTCGGCGCGGGTATCGCGGGCAAGGCGAACTGGGTTTCGGATCACATCAATGCGCTGGCTCCGCCCAACGCGCCGAAGATGCCCGCCATCGGCGATCTGATGCGCTGGGGCCTGCTCGGATCGGACGTCGTCGGCCAGGAGGCGCTCATCCGCTTCTACGTGCTGCACGTCGCGGTCCTGCCGGTCATCCTGACGGGATTCATCGTTTACCACATGTGGCGCATCCGCAAGGACGGCGGGATCTCAAGCCCCAAGGAATCCCCGGAATAA